The proteins below come from a single Argentina anserina chromosome 1, drPotAnse1.1, whole genome shotgun sequence genomic window:
- the LOC126786116 gene encoding sugar transport protein 14, whose translation MAGGFGGAEVLHERAQQYEHRITWYFIFTCIVAALGGSLFGYDLGVSGGVTSMDDFLKEFFPKIYRRKQLHLNETDYCKYDSQILTLFTSSLYFAGLISTFGASYVTRSKGRKASIIVGSISFFLGAVLNAAAKNIEMLIFGRIFLGVGIGFGNQAVPLYLSEMAPAKIRGAVNQLFQLTTCLGILIANLINYFTEKIHPWGWRLSLGLAAVPAVLMFVGGLFLPETPNSLVEQGRLEEGRRILEKVRGTTKVDAEFADLLDASKAAQAIKHPFRNLLARKNRPQLVIGALGIPAFQQLTGMNSILFYAPVIFQSLGFGSGASLYSSIFTSGALVIAALISMLWVDKFGRRAFFLEAGTEMICCLVALAITLALKFGQGEVLPKGIGIFLVIVLCVFVLAYGRSWGPLGWLVPSELFPLETRSAGQSVVVCVNLFFTALIAQCFLVSLCHLRYGIFLLFAGLIVIMSSFIFFLLPETKQVPIEEIYLLFQKHWYWKGIVGDVEPVEPSGKSGAVV comes from the exons ATGGCAGGAGGGTTTGGAGGAGCAGAAGTCCTACATGAGAGGGCTCAACAATATGAGCATAGAATTACCTGGTATTTCATCTTTACTTGCATTGTTGCCGCTCTTGGAGGCTCTCTCTTTGGCTATGATCTTGGTGTTTCAG GTGGAGTGACTTCCATGGATGATTTTTTGAAGGAGTTCTTCCCTAAAATCTATAGAAGGAAACAATTACACCTCAATGAGACAGATTACTGTAAATATGATAGCCAGATCCTGACACTCTTCACATCCTCTTTGTACTTTGCTGGCCTGATTTCGACATTTGGAGCTTCGTATGTTACTCGAAGCAAAGGTAGGAAAGCCAGCATCATTGTCGGTTCAATCAGCTTCTTCTTAGGAGCAGTCCTCAATGCTGCTGCTAAAAACATAGAAATGTTGATCTTTGGAAGAATATTTCTTGGAGTTGGAATTGGATTCGGAAATCAA GCAGTTCCGTTATACCTCTCAGAAATGGCTCCTGCAAAGATTCGAGGTGCAGTTAACCAACTTTTCCAGCTCACTACATGCTTGGGGATCTTGATAGCCAACTTGATCAATTATTTTACCGAGAAGATTCATCCATGGGGTTGGAGACTGTCGCTTGGATTAGCTGCAGTGCCGGCAGTTCTTATGTTTGTTGGGGGTCTCTTTCTTCCTGAGACCCCAAACAGTCTTGTAGAACAAGGCCGGttagaagaaggaagaaggaTACTAGAAAAAGTAAGAGGTACAACAAAAGTTGATGCAGAGTTTGCTGACCTGCTTGACGCCAGTAAGGCAGCTCAAGCCATTAAGCACCCATTCAGGAACCTACTAGCGCGAAAAAATCGTCCTCAGTTGGTAATTGGAGCACTGGGAATCCCAGCATTCCAACAGCTCACTGGCATGAACTCTATCCTCTTTTATGCCCCCGTCATATTTCAGAGCTTAGGTTTTGGCTCAGGGGCATCTCTGTACTCATCTATCTTTACCAGTGGAGCGCTTGTTATAGCAGCACTTATTTCAATGCTTTGGGTTGATAAGTTTGGCAGAAGAGCTTTCTTCTTAGAAGCTGGTACCGAAATGATATGCTGCTTG GTTGCTTTGGCCATTACTCTAGCACTGAAGTTCGGACAAGGAGAAGTCCTTCCAAAAGGAATTGGAATCTTCCTTGTGATTGTTCTTTGCGTGTTTGTTTTGGCTTATGGAAGGTCTTGGGGTCCTTTGGGGTGGCTAGTTCCTAGTGAGCTATTCCCCCTGGAAACGAGATCAGCAGGACAAAGTGTTGTGGTGTGTGTCAACCTCTTCTTCACAGCTTTGATAGCACAGTGCTTCCTCGTGTCACTCTGCCATCTTCGATATGGGATTTTTCTGTTGTTTGCAGGCTTGATAGTCATTATGAGTagcttcatcttcttcctccttccaGAAACAAAGCAGGTCCCCATAGAAGAAATATATCTTCTTTTTCAGAAACATTGGTATTGGAAAGGGATAGTTGGAGATGTGGAGCCAGTTGAACCCAGTGGGAAGTCAGGAGCAGTAGTTTAG
- the LOC126795639 gene encoding CRS2-associated factor 1, chloroplastic yields the protein MALNLPTSCPIFAPPVNPKPAHNRPPTEVRFARWNNANAEKFNQRRRAQQEIEDDLRRERRFDSAARISISTTSSSEAETSAVGTFKSTGTPSSPSRPSIPGRKSKYSENPNPSSHPAFRRVIKPTKLSRIKPEVDRKANISIGDDGLSYVIDGAPFEFKYSYTETPKQKPIKLREPPYAPFGPTTMGRPWTGRAPLPPSKKKLKEFDSFQLPPPHKKGVKPVQSPGPYLPGSGPKYVKSREEILGDPLTDEEVKDLVNGCVKTRRQLNMGRDGLTHNMLDNIHAHWKRRRVCKIKCKGVCTVDMENVCQQLEERTGGKIIYKKGGVIFLFRGRNYNYKTRPRFPLMLWRPITPVYPRLIQRAPEGLTVEQATEMRKKGRNLIPIRKLGKNGVYSDLVDNVREAFEECELVRIDCQGMNGSDYRKIGAKLKDLVPCVLISFERESILMWRGREWKSSLVNPESKLKEVRESIVDESHSIVPSLEGQEASTLCAYTISVKAANPEMIDTSTISSSSYEVVGAEETEGPSLSPYVEPYATVDTVSSVEGTNETVTIADIKSFRNDEAESEMKACSGSTIPQDTSYADDEMETISSTSGTENILDNTRYEASATALGTGTIPVTSENTESKLDSLMVAPGSNETPQDASIGSQNLGEQAKLSAACKEKVLSLLNKAVGSGSALILDDSSLDADIVYQRAVALAKSAPSGPVFRHRPKRVAPQLKKKLVVRKQGEEATVSEVKEISYQITDYAKKDSKVQRTRTRDFAEPLDSVVPQGSLRVDELAKLLA from the exons ATGGCGCTAAATTTGCCGACTTCGTGCCCGATTTTCGCGCCACCGGTGAACCCGAAACCGGCCCACAACCGCCCGCCCACGGAGGTCCGATTCGCGCGGTGGAACAACGCCAACGCCGAGAAGTTCAACCAGCGCCGCCGCGCCCAGCAGGAAATCGAGGACGACCTCCGCCGCGAGCGCCGCTTCGACTCCGCCGCCAGAATCTCCatctccaccacctcctcctccgaagCCGAGACCTCCGCCGTAGGGACGTTCAAGTCCACCGGCACGCCTTCGTCTCCGTCGCGGCCTTCAATTCCCGGCAGAAAATCCAAGTACTCcgaaaaccctaaccctagctCGCACCCGGCGTTTCGCCGAGTCATCAAGCCGACGAAGCTCTCGAGAATCAAGCCGGAAGTCGACCGGAAAGCCAACATCTCCATTGGCGACGACGGGCTGTCCTATGTCATCGACGGCGCGCCGTTCGAGTTCAAGTACAGCTACACCGAGACGCCGAAGCAGAAGCCGATTAAGCTCCGGGAGCCGCCGTACGCGCCGTTCGGGCCAACCACGATGGGCCGGCCGTGGACGGGTCGGGCCCCACTGCCTCCGAGCAAGAAGAAGCTCAAGGAATTCGACTCGTTCCAGCTGCCGCCGCCGCACAAGAAAGGCGTTAAGCCGGTGCAGTCTCCGGGCCCGTATTTGCCCGGGTCGGGTCCAAAGTATGTCAAGTCCAGGGAGGAGATATTGGGTGACCCGTTGACCGATGAAGAAGTCAAGGACTTGGTTAATGGCTGTGTTAAGACCAGGAGGCAACTCAATATGG GTAGAGATGGTTTGACACACAACATGCTGGATAATATCCATGCTCATTGGAAGCGGCGGAGAGTGTGCAAGATCAAATGTAAAGGAGTGTGTACAGTCGACATGGAAAATGTGTGCCAGCAACTAGAG GAAAGAACTGGAGGGAAAATCATATACAAAAAAGGTGGggtgatttttcttttccggGGAAGGAACTATAACTATAAAACTCGGCCGCGGTTTCCTCTCATGCTTTGGAGACCTATCACTCCTGTGTATCCTAGGTTGATTCAGCGAGCTCCTGAGGGCCTAACAGTTGAACAAGCAACTGAAATGCGCAAGAAGGGGAGGAATCTGATACCAATACGCAAGCTAG GAAAAAATGGGGTTTACTCTGACCTGGTAGACAATGTCAGGGAGGCCTTTGAAGAGTGTGAACTCGTGCGAATTGATTGTCAAGGGATGAATGGCAGCGACTACCGAAAAATAGGTGCTAAACTTAAG GATCTTGTCCCTTGTGTGCTAATTTCTTTTGAACGCGAGAGCATTCTTATGTGGAGAGGACGGGAATGGAAGTCTTCTCTCGTAAATCCTGAGAGTAAATTGAAGGAAGTCAGAGAATCTATTGTTGATGAATCACATTCTATTGTACCTTCTTTGGAAGGCCAAGAAGCATCAACATTATGTGCTTATACAATTTCAGTTAAGGCCGCAAATCCTGAAATGATTGACACTAGTACTATATCCTCTTCAAGTTATGAAGTTGTGGGTGCAGAGGAAACTGAGGGTCCGTCCCTGTCACCGTATGTTGAGCCATATGCCACTGTTGAtactgtttccagtgttgaAGGCACTAATGAAACTGTAACCATAGCGGACATCAAAAGCTTTAGAAATGATGAGGCTGAATCAGAAATGAAGGCATGTAGTGGTTCAACCATACCACAAGATACCAGCTATGCTGATGATGAGATGGAAACGATTTCCAGTACATCTGGAACTGAAAACATATTGGATAATACACGCTATGAAGCGTCAGCAACTGCATTGGGGACTGGGACCATTCCAGTAACTTCCGAAAACACGGAATCAAAGTTGGATTCCCTCATGGTGGCCCCTGGTAGTAATGAGACTCCACAAGATGCTTCTATAGGTTCCCAAAATCTCGGTGAGCAAGCTAAATTGAGCGCAGCATGCAAAGAGAAGGTGCTATCACTGTTGAACAAAGCTGTTGGGAGTGGGAGTGCACTTATTTTAGACGATTCGTCGTTGGATGCTGACATTGTATATCAGAGGGCGGTTGCTCTTGCCAAGTCTGCTCCATCTGGACCAGTGTTTAGGCATCGACCTAAGAGAGTTGCACCTCAACTTAAAAAGAAGCTAGTAGTAAGAAAACAGGGGGAGGAAGCCACAGTTTCAGAAGTGAAAGAGATAAGTTATCAAATAACAGATTATGCGAAGAAGGATTCCAAAGTtcaaagaacaagaacaagagatTTTGCTGAACCTCTAGATAGTGTTGTACCACAGGGAAGCCTGAGAGTGGATGAACTTGCTAAGCTATTGGCTTGA
- the LOC126785658 gene encoding probable glycosyltransferase At5g03795: protein MECSFQFVKLCRIETRRRLLLLGVVAVTYLMFQWLLLPYENALRSLLPQDLVPDHVAGSFLPIHSSAKSVMVRNPLTVNSSDLIDTPGFGGVEKYADSSRLGGEIVHESEPNKKERFMEIDSVLEEKGISNTFEHAADTNANENTPSGNGVDVAASLSLVSISNEENGSNLVKANEANYDFPEPTVLSKDEIFTENTPEVNTTVAAKHSDGVKTIFPSSPLILPAINQANASSLMSNSSSSVRSASVESDVVTIKNGSLALTSPGKKLMRCNMPPKSITSIEEMNLTLVRQHAKPRALRPRWSSVRDQDILAVKSQIQHPPTAKNYRELYAHLFRNVSMFKRSYELMERTLKVYIYKEGNKPIFHQPILKGLYASEGWFMKLMEGHKRFVVKDPRKAHLFYMPFSSRMLEFTLYVRNSHNRTNLRQHLKEYSETIAAKYPYWNRTGGADHFLVACHDWAPYETRHHMERCIKALCNADVTQGFKIGRDVSLPETYVRSARNPLRDLGGKPASERHVLAFYAGNMHGYLRPVLLKYWKDKDPDMKIFGPMPPGVASKMNYIEHMKSSKYCLCPKGYEVNSPRVVEAIFYECIPVIISDNFVPPFFEVLNWGSFSLILAEKDIPNLKDILLSIPEEKYLQMQLAVKKVQKHFLWHPKPLKYDLFHMTLHSIWYNRVFQFKLR, encoded by the exons ATGGAATGCTCGTTTCAATTTGTTAAGCTATGCCGTATAGAAACCCGGAGGCGGCTTTTACTTCTGGGGGTAGTAGCTGTTACTTATTTAATGTTTCAGTGGCTGTTGCTTCCCTATGAAAATGCTCTCCGGTCTCTATTGCCTCAAGATCTTGTTCCAGATCATGTTGCTGGTAGCTTCCTCCCAATCCATTCTTCTGCCAAGTCTGTGATGGTTCGCAATCCTCTAACAGTGAATTCTTCGGATTTGATTGATACTCCTGGATTTGGTGGTGTGGAGAAATATGCTGATAGCTCTAGGCTTGGAGGAGAAATCGTGCATGAAAGTGAACCAAATAAAAAGGAACGGTTTATGGAGATTGATTCAGTATTGGAAGAGAAAGGGATAAGTAATACCTTTGAACATGCTGCAGATACAAATGCAAATGAAAATACTCCATCTGGGAATGGTGTAGATGTTGCTGCAAGTCTAAGCTTGGTCAGCATCAGcaatgaagaaaatggctcTAATCTAGTTAAGGCCAATGAAGCTAACTATGACTTCCCGGAGCCAACTGTGTTATCaaaagatgaaatttttacagaaaATACTCCGGAAGTAAACACAACTGTGGCAGCTAAGCATTCTGACGGTGTCAAAACTATATTTCCATCCTCTCCACTCATTTTACCGGCAATAAATCAGGCCAACGCAAGTTCCTTGATGTCCAATTCAAGCTCTTCTGTTCGTTCTGCTTCCGTGGAAAGTGATGTTGTGACTATAAAAAATGGTTCTTTGGCATTGACAAGTCCTGGGAAGAAGTTGATGAGGTGTAACATGCCTCCAAAATCAATAACATCAATAGAGGAGATGAACCTTACCCTGGTGCGGCAACATGCTAAACCGCGTGCATTG AGACCACGGTGGTCCTCTGTGCGTGACCAGGATATCCTAGCAGTGAAGTCACAGATCCAGCATCCTCCCACAGCCAAAAATTATCGAGAACTCTATGCCCATCTCTTCCGCAATGTTTCAATGTTCAAAAG GAGTTATGAACTCATGGAACGTACATTGAAAGTTTATATATACAAGGAGGGAAACAAACCCATCTTTCATCAACCAATACTAAAGGGATTATATGCTTCCGAAGGATGGTTTATGAAACTGATGGAGGGACATAAGCGTTTTGTAGTGAAGGATCCACGCAAGGCTCATCTGTTTTATATGCCATTCAGTTCAAGGATGCTAGAGTTCACTTTGTATGTTCGCAACTCTCACAACCGAACAAACCTACGCCAGCATTTGAAAGAGTATTCTGAAACAATTGCAGCAAAGTATCCTTACTGGAACAGAACTGGTGGAGCAGATCATTTTCTTGTTGCCTGCCATGACTGG GCTCCATATGAAACTAGGCACCATATGGAACGTTGCATCAAAGCCCTCTGCAATGCTGATGTTACTCAAGGCTTTAAAATAGGAAGGGATGTCTCTCTTCCAGAAACATATGTCCGTTCCGCAAGAAATCCTCTTAGAGATCTCGGTGGCAAACCTGCTTCAGAGAGGCACGTTCTCGCCTTCTATGCTGGAAATATGCATGGCTATCTCCGCCCGGTTCTGCTGAAGTACTGGAAGGACAAAGACCCAGACATGAAAATCTTTGGTCCAATGCCCCCTGGAGTAGCAAGCAAAATGAACTACATCGAGCATATGAAGAGCAGCAAATACTGCCTCTGCCCAAAGGGTTACGAGGTCAACAGTCCCCGCGTGGTTGAAGCAATATTTTACGAGTGCATTCCAGTGATCATATCCGACAACTTTGTGCCACCATTTTTCGAggttttgaattggggttCTTTCTCTTTAATCCTTGCAGAGAAAGACATCCCAAACTTGAAAGACATACTACTTTCAATACCAGAAGAGAAGTACCTTCAGATGCAACTAGCTGTCAAGAAGGTTCAGAAACATTTCCTGTGGCATCCTAAACCCCTCAAGTATGATCTCTTCCACATGACACTTCATTCCATTTGGTACAATAGAGTTTTTCAGTTCAAACTCAGGTAA
- the LOC126782146 gene encoding ninja-family protein mc410 — protein sequence MEDENGLELSLGLSCGGGSSVKSKGKNGASSNTRVEEGERDNKLTDDFKDFLHGGTQKQESSSSSQRSDSVKPKENFFNDLSKANGDADTSMNLNGRGVWVAKNNKSDEIEERQTDAGNKRKTLFEDMNNQKKHEREAHYTDMHDKTRASHISTTEEGSTAENEDVADSEVEGSVSRLIPQHDDGSKRFVGSGDSSDAQKELRRFADSSSVDPNGQKRFNVSSENDYKVGNVTYGSPFSMQSVNMMNMPYSLPTKDYNPVGAPSTSAHLIPGMMQVMPIANSERSGTQPMNPGNLPVMFGYSAVQLPVLDKDNSWGVPHTQQFHYAGRTPPNPAVMQVVPQNASESAQYDGRVLERAKGGGKQHVTEEGSSSQAEEDMKVTSSNPRTKDAPDHSMAEDFSLDFSAIKPGIAADIKFGGSGSCPNLPWVSTKGPGPNGRTISGVTYRYSANQIRIVCACHGSHMSPEEFVRHASEEPSNPENSTGLATVPNGNPAASAQS from the exons ATGGAGGATGAGAATGGACTTGAGCTTAGCTTGGGTCTATCTTGTGGTGGTGGATCGTCTGTGAAGTCCAAGGGTAAAAATGGTGCCTCCTCGAATACTAGAGTGGAAGAAGGGGAAAGGGACAATAAATTAACAGATGATTTTAAAGACTTTCTTCATGGTGGGACTCAGAAGCAAGAGTCAAGCAGTAGCTCTCAAAGAAGTGATTCAGTGAAACCTAAGGAGAACTTCTTTAATGATCTCTCCAAGGCCAATGGTGATGCAGATACATCAATgaacttgaatgggagaggAGTCTGGGTCGCAAAGAATAACAAGTCTGATGAAATAGAGGAAAGACAAACAGATGCTGGTAATAAGCGCAAGACTTTATTTGAAGACATGAACAATCAAAAGAAGCATGAGAGAGAAGCTCATTATACTGATATGCATGACAAGACGCGAGCATCTCACATTTCCACAACAGAAGAGGGCTCTACTGCTGAAAATGAAGACGTGGCAGATTCTGAAGTGGAGGGCTCAGTCTCAAGGCTGATACCCCAACATGATGATGGCTCTAAGAGATTTGTTGGATCAGGTGACTCTTCTGATGCTCAGAAAGAGCTTCGCAGGTTTGCTGATTCAAGTAGTGTGGACCCAAATGGGCAGAAGAGGTTTAATGTATCATCAGAAAATGATTACAAGGTCGGGAATGTGACGTATGGCAGTCCGTTTTCTATGCAATCAGTAAACATGATGAATATGCCCTACTCTCTCCCTACAAAGGATTATAACCCTGTTGGTGCACCCAGCACATCAGCCCACCTGATTCCTGGAATGATGCAGGTGATGCCTATTGCAAATAGTGAGCGGTCTGGGACTCAACCCATGAATCCTGGAAACTTGCCAGTTATGTTTGGCTATTCAGCTGTCCAGCTTCCGGTGTTGGATAAGGATAATTCTTGGGGTGTTCCTCATACTCAACAGTTTCACTATGCTGGTAGAACTCCACCAAACCCAG CTGTGATGCAAGTAGTTCCGCAGAATGCATCTGAGTCTGCACAGTATGATGGGAGGGTATTAGAACGGGCAAAAGGTGGTGGGAAACAGCATGTGACTGAAGAAGGCTCTTCTTCTCAAGCAGAAGAAGATATGAAAGTAACCAGCTCAAACCCAAGGACAAAAGATGCACCTGATCATTCAATGGCAGAGGATTTCTCTCTTGATTTTTCAGCTATAAAACCAGGAATTGCTGCAGACATAAAATTTGGAGGATCTGGTTCCTGCCCAAATCTACCATGGGTTTCTACGAAAGGTCCAGGTCCCAATGGCAGGACAATTTCTGGTGTTACTTACAGGTACAGCGCAAACCAAATCAGAATAGTTTGTGCTTGCCATGGTTCCCACATGTCCCCTGAAGAGTTTGTCCGGCATGCAAGTGAAGAGCCTTCTAATCCAGAAAACAGCACTGGTTTGGCAACAGTCCCAAATGGCAATCCTGCTGCCTCCGCTCAAAGCTGA
- the LOC126792406 gene encoding E3 ubiquitin-protein ligase ATL42, with the protein MIRILGQFQDHWLPTFRSTSLILLLLCSCVLFMDAEAQPGGTFESQTQSNFQPSVAVVIGILTIMLALTFVLLVYAKFCHRRLSAHGNHDLEGRRIGTSSRFSGIDKTVIEALPFFRFSTLKGSKEGLECSVCLSKFEDIEVLRLLPKCKHAFHIDCIDHWLEKHSSCPLCRHKVSSEDLTFIAYSNSMRLLWDSQSERQEDSNIELFVHREEDHRGSSRFSVGSSFRKMEKCVDKEEELLIQEEGGILKEEDDDKVLHKHKHRIVVSDFVFQNRWSNVSSSDLIFLNSEMLNTMSSSRFSSSARSNNEQLSPREATGNDEIMKIREEMEMKRLFEKKVSSTMNKNSTTFAASALPTHASSSMNQGEKRSMSEITGLSRFANWGVKNRTKELSLLDSNVKGERTRRLWLPIARRTVQWFANREKRSEQPPQSSNV; encoded by the coding sequence ATGATTAGAATCTTGGGTCAGTTTCAAGATCATTGGTTACCAACGTTTCGTTCGACGagcttgattcttttgcttctcTGTAGTTGTGTGCTCTTCATGGATGCTGAAGCACAACCTGGAGGCACTTTTGAGTCTCAGACACAATCTAATTTTCAACCAAGTGTTGCTGTGGTTATAGGTATTCTAACCATCATGCTTGCTCTGACTTTTGTTCTTTTGGTGTATGCCAAGTTCTGCCACAGAAGACTTTCAGCTCATGGCAACCATGACTTGGAAGGGAGGCGTATCGGCACAAGCTCTAGATTTTCTGGTATTGACAAGACAGTGATTGAGGCACTTCCCTTTTTCAGATTCTCTACTCTTAAAGGGTCAAAGGAAGGGCTAGAATGTTCAGTCTGTCTATCTAAATTTGAAGATATTGAAGTCCTCAGATTGCTTCCCAAGTGCAAGCATGCTTTCCACATTGATTGCATCGATCACTGGCTTGAGAAGCACTCGAGCTGTCCTCTTTGCAGGCACAAGGTCAGTTCTGAGGACCTCACATTCATTGCATACTCCAACAGTATGAGACTCTTGTGGGATAGCCAATCGGAGCGGCAAGAAGACTCAAACATTGAGCTCTTTGTTCATAGAGAGGAAGACCACCGCGGCTCTTCAAGGTTCAGCGTGGGAAGCAGCTTTCGGAAGATGGAGAAGTGTGTTGATAAAGAAGAGGAACTATTGATCCAAGAAGAAGGTGGGATTCTTAAAGAGGAGGATGATGACAAGGTCCTGCACAAGCACAAACACAGAATTGTTGTGTCCGATTTTGTGTTCCAGAACAGATGGAGCAATGTGAGCTCCTCAGACCTCATCTTCTTGAACTCGGAGATGCTTAATACAATGTCAAGCAGTAGATTCTCCTCATCAGCACGTTCGAATAATGAGCAGCTTTCGCCGAGGGAAGCAACAGGAAATGATGAGATTATGAAGATTAGGGAGGAGATGGAGATGAAGAGATTGTTCGAGAAAAAAGTCAGCAGCACAATGAACAAAAACAGTACTACTTTTGCAGCTTCAGCCCTACCAACTCATGCCTCGAGTTCTATGAATCAAGGTGAGAAGAGATCAATGTCAGAAATCACTGGTCTTTCGAGATTTGCAAACTGGGGTGTCAAGAACAGAACCAAAGAGCTTTCATTGCTTGATAGCAATGTGAAAGGGGAAAGAACAAGGCGGCTTTGGTTGCCGATTGCCCGAAGAACAGTCCAATGGTTTGCTAATAGAGAAAAAAGGTCTGAACAGCCTCCACAGTCTTCAAATGTGTAA
- the LOC126785677 gene encoding probable glycosyltransferase At3g07620, with translation MEIAAVTQRLYNFEIRRLVFIIGVAVVVVVLNQCFELPYGKGFYFSPADTDSASVVTVLGNVSSSNDSESRKIDVVGVVRVMSNDSDVVELEKNASKVTVGINRSDDDKFRNESVLKDSGIDESNTADNEPKTSSVSEFHSEDGMVSVVAQGASTYSPENIDAGSKGDIKQATKIQVEDKKTEPLHFVSITSHDNSSLTGISTLKKWNPRPISLSQMNSLLLQSPISSSSKNPRQYSTRDRELQSVKVKIENAPIIRDNPGLSASVFRNISKFMRSYDLMEQKLKVYVYTEGEKPIFHQPLMRGIYASEGWFMKLIEGNKKYSVRDPRKAHLFYLPFDSHMLRLKLNGTSKKGLEMYLKRYVGVIAKKYPFWNRTGGADHFLVACHDWAPKITSKCMGSCIRSLCNANIARDFKIGKDTSLPVTYIKSVEDPLADLGGKPASERSILAFFAGGMHGYLRPILLHYWENKAPDMKIVGPMPRDTESKRLYRDYMKSSKYCVCARGYEVHTPRVVEAIFHECVPVIIADSYVPPFFEVINWESFSVFIQEKDIPNLRNILLSISDEKYLKMKSEVKMVQQHFFWHKKPVKYDLFHMVLHSVWYNRILQIKK, from the exons atggAGATTGCTGCTGTAACCCAGAGACTATATAACTTTGAAATCCGGAGATTGGTGTTTATAATTGGTGTGGCGGTTGTTGTTGTAGTTTTGAATCAGTGTTTTGAGCTTCCTTATGGTAAAGGTTTTTACTTTTCACCTGCTGATACTGATTCAGCTTCAGTAGTTACAGTGTTGGGTAATGTTAGTAGTTCAAACGATTCAGAGTCTAGGAAGATTGATGTTGTTGGCGTAGTGCGGGTAATGTCTAATGACAGTGATGTTGTAGAGTTAGAAAAAAATGCAAGTAAGGTTACAGTGGGAATCAATAGAAGTGATGATGATAAATTTAGAAATGAATCTGTACTGAAAGATAGTGGCATAGATGAGAGTAACACGGCAGACAATGAGCCTAAAACAAGCTCAGTGAGTGAATTTCATAGCGAAGATGGGATGGTGTCGGTTGTAGCTCAAGGAGCGAGTACATATAGTCCGGAGAACATAGATGCAGGTTCAAAGGGTGACATCAAACAAGCTACTAAAATTCAGGTGGAGGATAAGAAGACTGAGCCTTTGCATTTTGTTTCAATCACCTCCCATGATAATTCATCATTGACTGGTATCTCCACATTGAAGAAGTGGAATCCACGACCAATATCACTGTCCCAGATGAATTCATTATTGCTTCAAAGCCCCATTTCTTCTAGTTCAAAG AACCCACGGCAGTATTCCACACGTGATCGTGAACTCCAATCTGTGAAAGTGAAGATTGAGAATGCTCCTATCATAAGGGACAATCCAGGACTTAGTGCATCCGTTTTCCGAAATATTTCCAAATTTATGAG GAGTTATGACTTGATGGAGCAGAAGCTCAAAGTTTATGTTTATACAGAAGGTGAAAAGCCCATATTCCATCAGCCTTTGATGCGGGGGATTTATGCCTCAGAAGGATGGTTTATGAAGCTAATCGagggaaataaaaaatattctgTCAGGGACCCCAGAAAAGCTCATTTGTTCTATCTTCCCTTTGATTCGCATATGCTGAGGTTGAAACTTAATGGCACTAGTAAGAAGGGTCTAGAAATGTATTTGAAGCGATATGTTGGAGTAATTGCAAAAAAGTATCCTTTTTGGAACAGAACAGGAGGGGCAGATCATTTTCTTGTTGCTTGCCATGACTGG GCCCCCAAGATCACAAGCAAGTGCATGGGGAGTTGTATCAGATCCCTTTGCAATGCCAATATTGCTAGAGACTTCAAAATTGGCAAGGACACCAGTCTACCTGTTACATATATAAAATCTGTGGAGGACCCTCTGGCAGATCTTGGAGGAAAACCTGCTTCAGAAAGATCTATTTTAGCCTTCTTTGCCGGGGGCATGCATGGCTATCTCCGACCAATTCTACTGCACTACTGGGAAAACAAAGCGCCTGACATGAAGATCGTTGGCCCGATGCCACGAGATACTGAAAGCAAAAGACTTTACAGGGATTACATGAAGAGCAGTAAGTACTGCGTCTGTGCCAGGGGTTATGAGGTACATACACCTCGAGTCGTTGAGGCCATATTCCATGAATGTGTACCAGTCATCATAGCAGATAGCTATGTGCCTCCTTTCTTTGAGGTAATCAACTGGGAGTCATTTTCGGTTTTTATACAAGAAAAGGACATCCCCAACTTGAGAAACATTCTGCTTTCGATTTCGGATGAGAAGTACCTGAAGATGAAGTCGGAAGTAAAGATGGTGCAACAACATTTCTTTTGGCACAAGAAACCTGTCAAGTATGACTTGTTTCACATGGTACTTCATTCAGTCTGGTACAATAGAATTCTTCAGATAAAGAAATAA